Proteins encoded together in one Pontiella desulfatans window:
- the tpiA gene encoding triose-phosphate isomerase — protein MRKKIIAGNWKMNKTVGEAIELANAVKLELADCNDVDVVLCPPFTALKSVSDIVSETQIAVGSQNMSSEDEGAYTGEICHTMLKEIFVRYVILGHSERREYYKETDFWINKKVVKALEKNLRPILCVGETLEDREAGNTEKVVEVQVREGLKDVDAAAFTELVIAYEPVWAIGTGKVATAQQAQDVHAFIRGIVKDMVGAEAADAVRIQYGGSMKPDNAVELLGQPDIDGGLIGGAALDATSFAAIVKAAI, from the coding sequence ATGAGAAAGAAAATTATTGCAGGCAACTGGAAGATGAACAAAACCGTCGGCGAAGCCATTGAACTGGCGAACGCGGTCAAGCTCGAGCTGGCCGATTGCAACGACGTGGACGTTGTTCTCTGCCCTCCGTTCACCGCCCTGAAGTCCGTGAGCGACATTGTTTCCGAAACCCAGATCGCCGTTGGTTCGCAGAACATGTCTTCCGAAGACGAAGGCGCCTACACCGGCGAAATCTGCCACACCATGCTCAAGGAAATCTTCGTGCGCTACGTCATCCTCGGCCACAGCGAACGCCGCGAATACTACAAGGAAACCGATTTCTGGATCAACAAGAAGGTCGTCAAGGCGCTCGAAAAGAACCTGCGCCCGATCCTCTGCGTGGGCGAAACCCTCGAAGACCGCGAAGCCGGCAACACCGAAAAGGTGGTTGAGGTGCAGGTGCGCGAAGGCCTCAAGGATGTCGACGCCGCCGCCTTCACCGAGCTCGTCATTGCGTACGAGCCTGTTTGGGCCATCGGAACCGGCAAGGTTGCCACCGCCCAGCAGGCACAGGACGTGCACGCGTTCATCCGCGGTATTGTTAAGGACATGGTTGGCGCGGAAGCCGCCGACGCCGTCCGCATCCAGTATGGCGGTTCCATGAAGCCGGACAACGCAGTGGAACTGCTTGGCCAGCCCGATATCGACGGCGGCCTGATTGGTGGCGCAGCGCTGGACGCGACTTCGTTCGCGGCCATCGTTAAAGCCGCCATATAA